From a region of the Tachypleus tridentatus isolate NWPU-2018 chromosome 1, ASM421037v1, whole genome shotgun sequence genome:
- the U4-U6-60K gene encoding U4-U6 small nuclear riboprotein factor 60K, whose translation MSDDEEGTFVKKQKILHYGSLEEKEREKLLEKEKKSSDGEEEKSDPEEADDSNKPAVEASNINISEEYMDIEAEVNKEKQALLEEFERRKKARQINVSTDDAEVKATLRQLDEPICLFGEGPADRRERLRQLLAKLGEDAVKKKKEEDQKQEEKEKEEETTWYHEGPESLKVARLWLAKYSVPRAKERLQQAHLEAATDSQKKALRQELYKKLRTLNINCSQIGDSRPISFCQFSPNSEMLVTSSWSGLCKLWTVPECNPVRELRGHNCSVGAIVFHPQATLTLPDDSCCMASCSSDGSVKLWDLISEEPIADLEGHHPYRVSRLAFHPSGRFLATCVFDHSWRLWDLEAQEEVLHQEGHSKPVYDISFQCDGSLAATGGMDAFGRVWDLRSGRCIMFMEGHLKSILAINFSPNGYQIATGSEDNTVKMWDVRQRRCEYTIPAHTNLVSRVIFEKNNGHYLITTSYDNCLKVWAHPGWTPIQTLSGHDGKVMGADISPNGKYIATCSFDRTFKLWSPE comes from the exons ATGTCAGATGATGAGGAAGGAACATTTGTGAAGAAACAGAAGATTCTACATTATGGCAGTCTGGAGGAGAAAGAACGTGAAAAGCttttggagaaagaaaaaaagtcaAGTGATGGAGAAGAAGAGAAGAGTGATCCTGAAGAAGCAGATGATAGCAACAAACCAGCTGTTGAAGCTAGCAACATTAATATTTCTGAAG aatacaTGGACATTGAAGCAGAAGTCAATAAAGAAAAGCAGGCACTCTTGGAAGAGTTTGAAAGAAGGAAAAAG GCAAGACAGATCAATGTATCAACTGATGATGCTGAAGTCAAAGCAACATTAAGACAGCTGGATGAGCCCATTT GCTTATTTGGAGAAGGACCTGCAGATAGACGAGAGCGTTTAAGACAGCTTCTCGCCAAGTTAGGAGAGGATGCTGTCAAGAAGAAGAAAGAGGAGGAtcagaaacaagaagaaaaggaGAAGGAG GAAGAAACAACATGGTACCATGAAGGACCAGAGAGTTTGAAGGTTGCTCGGCTTTGGCTAGCAAAATATTCTGTGCCCAG aGCCAAAGAAAGATTACAGCAAGCTCATCTAGAGGCAGCTACAGATTCCCAGAAGAAAGCTTTGCGAcaagaattatataaaaaactcagg acGTTAAACATCAACTGCAGTCAAATTGGTGATTCAAGACCAATTTCTTTCTGTCAGTTTAGTCCAAACTCGGAGATGCTCGTGACATCCTCAtg GAGTGGATTGTGTAAACTATGGACAGTTCCAGAGTGTAATCCAGTGAGAGAGCTACGTG GTCACAACTGCAGTGTTGGGGCAATTGTCTTCCATCCTCAGGCCACTTTGACTCTTCCAGATGATtcttgttgcatggcttcttgtTCCTCAGATGGTTCTGTAAAATTATGGGATTTGATTAG TGAGGAACCAATAGCTGACTTAGAAGGCCACCATCCTTATCGAGTCTCGAGACTGGCATTTCATCCTTCAGGACGTTTCTTGGCTACATGTGT ATTTGACCATTCATGGAGGTTATGGGATTTGGAAGCTCAGGAAGAGGTTTTACATCAAGAAGGTCACAGTAAACCTGTGTATGACATTAGTTTCCAGTGTGATGGATCTCTAGCTGCTACAGG aGGAATGGATGCCTTTGGTCGTGTCTGGGATCTTCGTAGTGGGAGATGCATTATGTTCATGGAAGGACATTTAAAATCAATCTTGGCTATTAATTTTTCACCAAATGG GTATCAAATAGCTACAGGCAGTGAAGATAACACAGTGAAGATGTGGGATGTGCGACAAAGACGTTGTGAATACACTATTCCAGCACACACGAATCTTGTCTCCCGGGTCATTTTTGAAA aaaataatggTCACTACCTCATTACTACCTCATATGATAACTGTCTAAAG gTATGGGCACATCCAGGTTGGACACCAATCCAGACTTTGAGTGGTCATGATGGCAAAGTGATGGGAGCTGATATTTCTCCCAATGGGAAGTACATTGCTACATGTTCTTTTGACAGGACTTTCAAGCTGTGGTCTCCAGAGTGA